A genomic segment from Fibrobacter sp. UWR4 encodes:
- a CDS encoding TIGR02171 family protein, with the protein MKCVALFVALLAALLSSCSDDSSSSRAGVVSARTSEIPGYILLKATGKTVVVGTKDSTAKENERPQMRVMFDYDFSLGQSEVTCGEFNKIMGKADLPEGMITKVACDEDDLPATNVSYYDIILFANAKSIADGFDTAYSYQSVTIDGEGHCSGLTGLTLRNTVDAFRLPTEAEWMAAARIRWKPDSSWNSENSDYRPHSVCHFVSDSVHFCDMEGNVKEFVYDWLGKFSDTTVANFMGSPQADGLGQRVLKGGSFKHSKEYANAYRRGDDYVVTSATHADYVGFRLAYGAIPDPAWMNGGSGSSSNTVSLVSSTEMKKRFGTMQVKVAFRNHITGNLEFIDYSLGSKVFEIEDDVSVFHPDISPDGKWVAFCTGIESVDGKSEIYVRTLSPISSDLVKLNVERAAIPRWRVTSGGDTVIVYATNAGDNSDKNLFMGRSTWQVPFSNGKFGKPQKLFDGAFHGGVSRDDRLAVTGSRLLRSRTESDEGVVDSVWYNGEQACNVSLSKDDSKRTLFLDFGRKTDKENNIEGYGVHERIQVMDSTGKLIQYVSAPDDYAFDHSEWTFGNNAIVSLTNYNGVHEKIALVDMSTDSVLALARGEELWHPAMWVDGVDDFQDSGLDMDSAGVYLKENDSWASVIMRYKMELLWRYADSANVAILGSSRPLYSLSPDLLSNEFFAINFAHTPNSIYATRDFLDKYILNHLKNLKHVVISLDIDFWWKIDGDGGDNFFYKDVKRYPGYVYDEHHDYWKDGVPPGLLQATEKALGTEDAILYTYDRGRHTPSACGSWGTVPEIEIDSTYMDDGGYLKNSLEVLEDIIKKCEERNISVVGVIFPQSPAYAKSGAFGRYGLRRSVAKSLIEKIDGFSKTYTNFVLMDENKMGNHDYGNEMAVDFDHLCAEGIPQITERLNSILLGLEKRRDSK; encoded by the coding sequence ATGAAGTGCGTTGCGCTGTTTGTCGCGTTGTTGGCAGCTTTGCTCAGTAGCTGCTCTGATGATTCGTCTTCCTCCAGGGCAGGCGTGGTTTCTGCTCGTACCTCCGAAATCCCGGGATACATTCTGCTAAAAGCAACCGGCAAAACCGTTGTTGTCGGTACGAAGGATTCTACGGCCAAGGAAAATGAACGTCCCCAAATGAGGGTGATGTTTGACTATGATTTTTCTCTTGGACAGAGCGAGGTAACTTGCGGTGAATTCAATAAAATTATGGGGAAGGCTGATCTTCCCGAAGGCATGATTACCAAGGTCGCCTGTGATGAAGATGACCTTCCTGCCACAAATGTCTCCTATTATGACATTATCCTTTTTGCAAATGCTAAAAGCATTGCGGATGGTTTTGATACGGCTTACTCCTACCAGTCAGTAACCATTGATGGGGAAGGACATTGTAGTGGTCTTACGGGACTTACCTTGCGTAACACTGTAGATGCTTTCCGTTTACCCACTGAAGCGGAATGGATGGCAGCTGCTCGTATTCGCTGGAAACCGGATAGTAGCTGGAATTCGGAAAATTCCGATTACCGTCCCCACTCTGTGTGTCATTTTGTTTCGGATTCTGTGCACTTCTGCGACATGGAAGGAAACGTGAAGGAATTCGTATACGACTGGCTGGGAAAATTCTCGGATACCACGGTTGCGAATTTTATGGGCTCTCCTCAGGCAGATGGCTTGGGTCAAAGAGTTTTGAAAGGCGGTAGTTTCAAGCATAGTAAGGAATATGCAAATGCCTATCGCCGTGGGGATGACTATGTAGTGACTTCTGCAACTCATGCGGACTATGTGGGGTTCCGTCTTGCTTATGGTGCGATTCCTGATCCGGCCTGGATGAATGGAGGCTCAGGTTCTTCGTCCAATACGGTTTCCTTGGTCAGTTCTACTGAAATGAAGAAACGCTTTGGTACGATGCAGGTCAAGGTTGCGTTCCGTAACCATATTACCGGAAATTTGGAATTCATTGATTATTCCTTAGGTTCTAAAGTCTTTGAAATTGAAGATGATGTATCTGTTTTCCATCCGGACATTTCTCCTGATGGAAAGTGGGTTGCCTTCTGCACGGGTATCGAAAGTGTAGATGGAAAATCCGAAATATATGTCCGTACTCTCAGCCCGATTAGTTCTGATTTGGTAAAGCTGAATGTAGAAAGAGCTGCTATCCCCCGCTGGAGGGTTACTTCGGGTGGCGATACGGTGATTGTCTATGCGACCAACGCGGGGGATAATTCCGACAAGAATTTGTTCATGGGACGTAGCACTTGGCAGGTCCCGTTCTCCAATGGAAAATTCGGGAAACCTCAAAAGCTTTTCGATGGAGCCTTCCATGGAGGTGTTTCTCGTGATGACCGTTTGGCCGTAACTGGGTCTCGACTGCTACGCTCTCGTACGGAGTCTGACGAAGGTGTGGTGGATTCCGTCTGGTATAATGGCGAACAGGCTTGCAATGTAAGTCTTTCAAAGGATGATAGCAAGCGCACGCTGTTCCTGGATTTTGGCCGCAAGACGGATAAGGAAAACAACATCGAGGGTTATGGCGTTCATGAACGAATCCAGGTGATGGACAGCACCGGCAAACTGATTCAATATGTATCTGCTCCCGATGATTATGCTTTTGATCATAGCGAGTGGACTTTTGGAAATAATGCGATTGTGTCCTTGACCAACTATAATGGTGTTCATGAAAAGATTGCCTTGGTAGACATGTCTACAGATTCTGTCCTGGCTTTGGCAAGAGGGGAGGAGTTGTGGCATCCTGCCATGTGGGTGGATGGTGTCGATGATTTTCAGGATTCAGGCCTGGATATGGATAGTGCTGGCGTATACCTGAAGGAAAATGATAGCTGGGCATCCGTGATTATGCGCTATAAGATGGAATTGTTATGGCGTTATGCAGATTCTGCAAATGTGGCTATTCTTGGATCTTCCCGTCCGTTGTATTCCCTAAGTCCGGACCTTTTAAGCAATGAATTCTTTGCAATCAATTTTGCGCATACTCCGAATTCCATCTATGCAACCAGGGATTTCCTGGACAAGTACATCCTCAACCATCTGAAAAATCTAAAACATGTGGTGATTTCCCTGGACATTGATTTCTGGTGGAAAATCGATGGCGATGGTGGCGATAATTTCTTCTATAAGGATGTGAAACGCTATCCGGGTTATGTCTATGATGAACATCATGACTATTGGAAAGACGGCGTACCTCCAGGTCTGTTACAGGCAACGGAAAAGGCCCTTGGAACGGAAGATGCAATCCTGTACACGTATGACCGAGGCCGCCATACTCCTTCTGCCTGTGGATCCTGGGGGACTGTTCCTGAAATTGAAATCGATAGCACTTACATGGATGACGGGGGATATCTGAAAAATTCCCTGGAAGTCCTGGAAGATATCATTAAGAAATGCGAAGAACGGAACATCTCTGTCGTGGGTGTGATTTTCCCGCAAAGTCCTGCTTATGCGAAGTCAGGAGCCTTTGGCCGATACGGTCTTCGTCGCAGTGTGGCGAAGAGTCTGATTGAAAAAATAGATGGTTTTTCGAAAACTTATACGAATTTTGTCCTGATGGATGAAAATAAGATGGGTAATCACGATTATGGGAACGAGATGGCCGTGGACTTCGATCACCTTTGTGCCGAAGGCATTCCGCAAATTACGGAAAGGCTGAACTCGATTCTTCTGGGGTTAGAAAAACGGAGGGATAGCAAATGA
- a CDS encoding transglutaminase family protein has translation MKKSNTVVNYVVVAVFLLLGMAGGVLLWGGRGGDLSYLEMACSMEGKSIDCVDSLPEWNDGLRFYDSTLSVTGDTLQSLKSLLWSYWNIQFAGAENASSSQEVVFPLQVLQNKKSGCVGLAWLAMMVAEDRQIDLQPILLPGHVFLRYGIQGQTSVNLEPNRRGYAYTDEEYREKYKAGPWTGLEFKPLLARQLVGLATFDVGNLYLKDDAPRALKWYRLAEEFFPEYPGISVNQNIAKER, from the coding sequence ATGAAAAAGTCTAATACAGTTGTGAACTACGTTGTGGTGGCTGTATTCCTCCTGCTGGGTATGGCAGGAGGTGTTCTTCTGTGGGGCGGTCGTGGGGGTGACTTGAGTTATCTGGAGATGGCCTGTTCCATGGAGGGAAAGTCAATAGATTGCGTGGATTCCCTGCCGGAGTGGAATGATGGACTTCGATTCTATGATTCTACTTTGTCTGTAACCGGGGATACTTTGCAGTCATTAAAGAGTCTTCTCTGGAGCTATTGGAATATTCAATTTGCGGGCGCGGAGAATGCTTCATCCTCTCAGGAGGTGGTATTCCCGCTTCAGGTTTTGCAAAATAAGAAATCGGGTTGCGTCGGTCTTGCCTGGCTTGCCATGATGGTGGCCGAAGATCGGCAAATTGACTTGCAGCCGATCCTTCTTCCGGGACATGTTTTCTTGCGGTATGGAATTCAGGGACAAACTTCTGTCAATTTGGAACCGAATCGTAGGGGGTATGCCTATACCGATGAGGAGTACCGTGAAAAGTATAAGGCAGGTCCCTGGACAGGGCTTGAATTCAAACCTCTTTTAGCTCGGCAGTTGGTGGGATTGGCCACTTTCGATGTGGGAAATCTTTACTTGAAAGATGATGCTCCCAGAGCCCTTAAATGGTACCGCCTGGCAGAAGAGTTTTTTCCTGAATATCCAGGGATTTCCGTTAACCAGAATATAGCTAAAGAACGCTAA
- a CDS encoding TIGR02147 family protein: MMKSVIEYDNYRAYMQDFYDNRKRTSVFSWREFAKQAGFSSPTYLKLVCEGKSGLSQIGVERTAAAMGLVGFELVYFRALVLFGQAKQDEDKKKAYAEMREIAKAHKVRILDGETFKFYESWKYPVLRELASIMPGAKPLTLAKMCHQEITAMEVREVLHDLVAMGLLKKTGEDVYEQAERSLEGSAEALPVAIRTMHRDMARFAEGAVDDFGVNERSITGITMGLGAETYGRVLKILEDCRRQIVDVVSAADDAERVYRLNLQLFPLTAKKMEVSDGQDS; encoded by the coding sequence ATGATGAAATCCGTGATAGAATACGACAATTACCGCGCCTATATGCAGGACTTTTACGACAACCGTAAGAGAACTTCCGTATTTTCTTGGCGGGAATTTGCGAAGCAGGCCGGATTTTCTTCGCCCACTTACTTGAAATTGGTGTGCGAAGGCAAAAGCGGTCTGAGCCAGATTGGGGTGGAACGGACTGCGGCTGCCATGGGTCTCGTTGGTTTTGAGCTGGTGTATTTCCGCGCCTTAGTTCTGTTTGGGCAGGCCAAGCAGGACGAAGATAAAAAGAAGGCTTATGCCGAAATGCGGGAAATCGCCAAGGCGCACAAGGTCCGCATCCTTGATGGTGAAACTTTCAAGTTCTACGAATCCTGGAAATATCCCGTGCTTCGTGAACTGGCTTCCATCATGCCGGGGGCAAAGCCTCTGACGCTTGCCAAGATGTGCCATCAGGAAATTACCGCCATGGAGGTTCGGGAGGTCCTTCATGACTTGGTAGCCATGGGTCTTTTAAAAAAGACTGGCGAGGACGTTTATGAACAGGCGGAAAGATCCTTGGAAGGTTCTGCCGAGGCGTTGCCTGTGGCCATCCGCACCATGCATCGGGACATGGCAAGGTTTGCAGAAGGTGCTGTAGATGATTTTGGGGTGAATGAACGTAGTATTACGGGGATTACAATGGGGTTAGGAGCCGAAACTTATGGTCGTGTGCTTAAAATTCTAGAGGATTGCAGACGCCAAATTGTGGATGTGGTTTCAGCGGCAGATGATGCTGAACGAGTTTATCGTTTGAATTTGCAGCTCTTTCCGCTGACTGCAAAAAAGATGGAGGTTAGTGATGGACAAGATTCTTAA
- a CDS encoding TM2 domain-containing protein gives MTAKGEHNKWIALALCILLGYLGLHRFYEGKIATGILWLCTGGLCGVGIVIDAILIVLKPEKY, from the coding sequence ATGACCGCAAAAGGTGAACACAATAAATGGATAGCCCTAGCCCTCTGCATTCTGCTGGGCTACCTTGGACTCCATCGTTTTTATGAAGGCAAGATTGCCACAGGCATTCTTTGGCTATGCACCGGCGGTCTCTGCGGCGTAGGCATCGTGATCGACGCCATCCTTATTGTATTGAAACCCGAAAAATATTAA
- the rdgB gene encoding RdgB/HAM1 family non-canonical purine NTP pyrophosphatase, translated as MKSLFVIATGSAGKIRDFAHILGTENKEFKTLKDIGFDGDIVEDGDSFAANAKIKSNVTAQWLAARGIEATVLADDSGLEVFALNGEPGIYSARYAGGHGDDDANNTKLMAKLEGIEDRSARYFCALSYQQVIPDADGKLTVTEPKIFEGECRGNINYAPVGDMGFGYDPLFVPNGETRTFAQMELEEKKVISHRGNAIRALKAALSRGF; from the coding sequence ATGAAATCTCTGTTCGTTATCGCCACAGGAAGCGCAGGAAAGATTCGCGACTTCGCCCATATTCTCGGAACTGAAAACAAGGAATTCAAGACTCTGAAGGACATCGGCTTCGACGGCGATATCGTAGAAGACGGAGATTCTTTCGCTGCTAACGCCAAGATAAAATCCAACGTTACCGCCCAATGGCTTGCCGCCCGCGGTATCGAAGCCACAGTTCTTGCAGACGATTCCGGACTTGAAGTTTTCGCCCTCAATGGGGAACCGGGAATTTACAGCGCCCGCTATGCAGGTGGCCACGGCGACGATGATGCCAACAACACCAAGCTCATGGCAAAGCTGGAAGGTATCGAGGATCGCAGCGCCCGCTATTTCTGCGCACTTTCCTACCAGCAGGTTATTCCTGATGCCGACGGCAAGCTTACCGTTACCGAACCAAAAATTTTCGAAGGAGAATGCCGCGGTAACATCAACTACGCTCCCGTCGGTGACATGGGTTTCGGTTACGATCCGCTTTTTGTTCCCAATGGGGAAACCCGCACTTTCGCCCAGATGGAACTGGAAGAGAAGAAAGTCATTAGCCATAGAGGAAACGCAATCCGCGCACTGAAGGCTGCTCTTTCTAGGGGTTTTTAG
- a CDS encoding putative LPS assembly protein LptD: protein MILSRTHRCLWAVFVFVLALTPDLFGQEMTRFELEVQEDVEEDTTEVDWMSDTTGTDTVEYRAVDLEYDVENSTFNLNNTAQLKYRTATLDADTIWFDQKNSVLAAAGDPILRETKNPSLSGMRLKYNMKSKIGEIYYATTYQDNQQLNGMEVRRLPDQRIQIARGDFSTCNDSTHQHFYFYGRRMVVKPKETITARPVVLNIADVPVAVLPMVVAPLKSGRKSGLLTPKFGGDQKQGYYMSNLGFYYAANDYWDATLKGDIIEGEEARFERSTVTGEVRYKKRYLLDGNISYTAYLEEFDLGNSGYDIRFNHKQNLTPDGKHTLSGNGSFVSSQHVRKDNALDAETILDQQAKASLTYSGRFGNNKSLTVKASQDHNLVTDRLERQLPDVQYNMSGPLFDFEIDEDDVAAEDGSFLSYLEKLNYSFSNRFNYNTVRARDTINDVDTTAQYVGYTGNFSLDYSGSLFDVINITPRASFAGYWTGTGWVNPNDSLKYRKRYLLDPEHDDYGQVAYNHNYSITADTKLYGIWVPEIGRFTGVRHVLSPKISYTYAPEIDTVKKFAPHPLLGQNPYQTKQKTVGFGLNNDFDIKYLKVAGYKPDTTKGDTAKAVEEQYGNRRLLTTRHNLSYNFAADSLRFSDISSSFGFQILPDYLFTINTRHSFYHKYTEDPNKVQIPELTYWGYDFSKRFSWSGEFNGGLPSQMGKYETLKWSFGLDYSYSFSSNRVARDLFQDRVTHSTGISASLQPTRNWEMTYSTRYNYNEGRFVSHEFTFNRALHCWQLDFTWTPTGPAAGWSFSIYVRDLPDIKLNAGSTETK, encoded by the coding sequence GTGATTTTATCCAGAACCCATAGATGTCTTTGGGCCGTTTTTGTGTTTGTATTGGCCTTGACTCCTGACCTGTTCGGTCAGGAGATGACCCGCTTTGAGCTGGAAGTGCAAGAAGACGTGGAAGAGGATACTACCGAAGTAGACTGGATGAGTGACACTACGGGTACGGACACGGTGGAATATCGTGCGGTGGACCTGGAATATGACGTGGAAAATTCCACTTTCAATTTGAATAATACTGCTCAGCTGAAGTATCGTACGGCCACATTGGATGCGGACACCATTTGGTTTGACCAGAAGAATAGCGTGCTGGCGGCCGCTGGTGATCCTATTCTGAGGGAAACCAAGAACCCGTCCTTGTCGGGAATGCGTCTCAAGTACAATATGAAGAGCAAGATTGGTGAAATCTATTATGCCACCACATATCAGGATAACCAGCAGTTGAACGGTATGGAAGTTCGTCGTCTGCCGGATCAGCGTATCCAGATTGCCCGAGGCGATTTTAGTACTTGTAATGATTCTACCCATCAGCATTTTTATTTCTATGGCCGTCGTATGGTGGTGAAGCCGAAGGAAACGATTACGGCTAGGCCTGTGGTGCTGAATATTGCGGATGTGCCTGTGGCTGTGCTGCCTATGGTGGTAGCTCCCCTGAAGAGCGGCCGTAAGTCCGGTCTTTTGACACCTAAGTTTGGTGGCGACCAGAAACAAGGCTACTACATGAGTAACTTGGGTTTCTATTATGCCGCTAACGATTACTGGGATGCCACCTTGAAGGGCGATATTATCGAAGGCGAGGAAGCCCGATTTGAACGCTCAACGGTAACGGGTGAAGTGCGGTACAAGAAACGCTATCTACTGGATGGAAACATTTCTTACACGGCTTACCTGGAAGAATTCGACTTGGGCAATAGTGGCTACGACATCCGCTTCAACCATAAGCAGAATCTTACTCCGGATGGCAAGCATACCTTAAGTGGCAACGGTTCTTTCGTTAGTAGCCAGCATGTCCGTAAGGATAATGCCTTGGATGCGGAGACGATTCTTGACCAGCAGGCCAAGGCATCCTTGACTTATTCAGGCCGATTCGGGAATAACAAGAGTCTTACGGTAAAAGCCAGCCAGGACCATAACCTGGTGACAGATCGCCTGGAACGTCAGCTGCCGGACGTTCAGTATAATATGAGCGGTCCTCTTTTTGATTTTGAAATAGATGAAGATGACGTGGCTGCAGAAGATGGTTCCTTCTTGAGTTATTTGGAAAAACTGAACTATAGCTTTAGCAACCGCTTCAACTATAATACCGTTCGTGCACGAGATACCATTAACGACGTGGATACTACTGCACAGTATGTGGGGTATACGGGTAATTTCTCCTTGGATTATTCGGGCTCCCTGTTTGATGTCATCAACATTACTCCTAGGGCTTCTTTTGCGGGCTATTGGACGGGAACGGGCTGGGTGAACCCCAATGATTCCCTGAAATATCGCAAGCGCTATTTGCTGGATCCTGAGCATGATGATTATGGCCAGGTGGCTTACAACCATAACTATAGCATTACGGCCGACACGAAACTGTATGGTATCTGGGTTCCAGAAATTGGACGATTCACCGGTGTCCGTCATGTACTTTCTCCCAAGATCTCGTATACATACGCTCCTGAAATCGATACGGTGAAAAAGTTTGCTCCTCATCCGCTGTTGGGCCAGAATCCTTACCAGACGAAACAGAAGACGGTTGGATTCGGCTTGAATAATGACTTTGATATCAAGTACCTGAAGGTGGCAGGTTATAAGCCGGATACGACGAAGGGAGATACTGCCAAGGCTGTAGAAGAACAGTACGGAAACCGCCGTCTGCTTACTACAAGGCATAACCTGTCCTATAACTTTGCTGCGGATTCCCTGAGATTCTCCGATATTAGTTCGTCTTTCGGTTTCCAGATTTTGCCGGATTATCTCTTTACCATTAACACTCGCCATAGTTTCTACCATAAGTATACGGAAGATCCCAATAAGGTCCAGATTCCGGAATTGACTTATTGGGGATATGACTTCTCCAAACGCTTTAGCTGGAGTGGCGAATTTAATGGCGGGCTTCCATCCCAGATGGGAAAGTATGAAACTTTGAAGTGGTCCTTCGGTCTGGACTATAGTTATAGCTTTAGCAGTAATCGTGTCGCTCGTGATTTGTTCCAGGATCGTGTGACTCATTCTACGGGAATTTCTGCTAGTCTGCAGCCGACCCGCAACTGGGAAATGACCTATAGTACCCGCTATAACTACAATGAAGGTCGTTTCGTTTCACACGAGTTTACCTTCAATCGTGCATTGCATTGCTGGCAGCTGGATTTTACCTGGACTCCTACGGGGCCTGCTGCAGGATGGAGCTTCTCCATTTACGTTCGCGATCTACCTGACATCAAGCTGAACGCCGGTAGCACTGAAACTAAGTAA
- a CDS encoding PDZ domain-containing protein has protein sequence MKNLIKASLLAAMVAAPAMADEAFGGIGVTIYQLRDGVKVAEVIPGTPAADTKIQAGDVIISVDGVSLKGQNIEFSKEQLRGQVNKPLEITFVSGADTLSTVIRRAQITVKDLESEGVEAWYGDKTEFNAQELETYASSKSEKQLVAVLKHGYRVPEGTVNAAGLNGIYVEKADEFAPKASPTAAKPSSASLKGFNRKAVSFELKSAGTAIVTIMNADGEQVATLRADNAQAGYNTLRWNAENVPSGRYMVTIEHNGSISGKNAVLK, from the coding sequence ATGAAGAACTTGATTAAGGCATCTCTGCTTGCAGCTATGGTTGCTGCTCCTGCAATGGCTGACGAAGCTTTCGGCGGCATCGGTGTTACCATCTATCAGCTTCGCGACGGTGTCAAGGTTGCCGAAGTGATTCCTGGAACCCCTGCTGCTGATACCAAGATCCAGGCCGGTGATGTGATTATCTCTGTGGATGGTGTGAGTCTGAAGGGCCAGAACATTGAATTTTCCAAGGAACAGCTCCGTGGCCAGGTGAACAAGCCCCTGGAAATTACCTTCGTGAGCGGTGCCGACACCTTGTCTACCGTCATTCGCCGTGCTCAGATCACCGTGAAGGACCTGGAAAGCGAAGGTGTAGAAGCCTGGTATGGTGACAAGACCGAATTTAACGCCCAGGAACTGGAAACCTATGCAAGCTCCAAGAGCGAAAAGCAGCTGGTTGCTGTGCTGAAGCACGGCTATCGCGTTCCCGAAGGGACAGTCAATGCAGCAGGCCTGAATGGCATCTACGTTGAAAAGGCCGACGAATTTGCTCCCAAGGCATCTCCTACTGCCGCAAAGCCGTCCTCCGCTTCTCTCAAGGGCTTTAACCGTAAGGCTGTAAGCTTTGAATTGAAGTCCGCTGGTACCGCAATCGTTACCATCATGAATGCTGATGGCGAACAGGTTGCAACTCTCCGTGCGGATAACGCTCAAGCCGGTTACAACACTCTCCGCTGGAATGCAGAAAATGTTCCTAGCGGCCGCTATATGGTCACTATCGAACATAACGGTTCCATCAGCGGTAAGAATGCTGTGCTGAAGTAA
- a CDS encoding metal ABC transporter permease yields the protein MLELLSMEFMQNALVASVLVAIACGVMGTFVVVNRLTSLSGGVAHASFGGVGLAALLGFSPMLGSLGFAVACAMLMGILTWRDRKKSDTFIGVIWAGGMALGVILTDMTPGYNGEMMSFLFGSLLTVPTDLLYWMGALLVVILVAVFAKFRKFLAISYDPEFARVQGMPVLAYYMALIALIALTVVIAVQAVGMILVIALLTIPAYIAECFAKSLAQMMIISVIVSLILVISGLLLACQLNLVVGPTIIACGVLAYALHFAVKRLGKRT from the coding sequence ATGCTTGAACTGCTGTCCATGGAATTTATGCAGAATGCCCTGGTGGCCTCCGTGCTGGTGGCTATCGCCTGTGGTGTCATGGGAACCTTTGTGGTGGTGAACCGCCTTACCTCCTTGTCTGGCGGTGTTGCCCATGCTTCTTTCGGTGGGGTGGGGCTTGCTGCTTTGCTGGGCTTTTCCCCGATGCTCGGTTCCCTTGGCTTTGCGGTTGCCTGTGCCATGCTTATGGGAATTTTGACCTGGCGTGACCGCAAGAAGTCCGATACCTTTATTGGCGTAATCTGGGCGGGCGGTATGGCTCTGGGTGTTATCCTTACGGATATGACTCCCGGTTACAACGGGGAGATGATGAGTTTCCTTTTTGGTAGCTTGCTGACTGTCCCTACGGATTTGCTCTACTGGATGGGCGCTCTTCTGGTTGTCATCCTGGTTGCTGTTTTTGCCAAGTTCCGCAAGTTCCTCGCTATTTCCTACGATCCGGAATTTGCCCGCGTGCAGGGGATGCCTGTGCTTGCCTACTATATGGCTTTGATCGCTCTCATTGCTCTTACGGTGGTGATTGCGGTTCAGGCGGTGGGGATGATCCTTGTGATTGCCCTGCTTACCATTCCTGCCTACATAGCGGAATGTTTCGCCAAAAGTCTTGCCCAGATGATGATCATCTCGGTCATCGTATCCTTGATTTTGGTAATTTCTGGATTGTTGCTGGCTTGCCAGTTGAACCTGGTGGTTGGCCCCACGATTATTGCATGCGGAGTGCTGGCCTATGCTCTCCACTTCGCTGTTAAGAGATTAGGTAAACGGACATAG
- a CDS encoding pyrimidine 5'-nucleotidase has translation MIWLFDYDLTLYGADERNVLDSLDERISKSVQNATGVDSETAHQIRKDYLQRFGTTLAGLQAMHGVKPDDFFDFIHQPEFLQYPKKSPVKRNLIMGLPGRRFIFTNGRRDWSEAGMEHMGVRDCFEDVFDLKQMDWVGKPHESAYDKMEAFLARRVPDMFFSNGMPANPSNIVLLEDSVRNLEPAHRRGWTTVLVNPIPDVPSWVNFYVPSLLHLTTILPELVKPR, from the coding sequence ATGATTTGGCTTTTTGATTACGACTTGACTTTGTACGGTGCCGATGAACGTAACGTCCTGGATTCCTTGGACGAACGTATTTCTAAGTCCGTCCAGAACGCCACGGGTGTTGATTCCGAGACAGCCCATCAGATTCGTAAGGATTATCTGCAACGCTTTGGGACGACCTTGGCTGGCCTGCAGGCTATGCATGGTGTAAAGCCGGATGACTTTTTTGATTTTATCCATCAGCCGGAATTTCTGCAGTATCCCAAGAAGTCACCTGTGAAACGCAACCTGATTATGGGGCTGCCTGGCCGTCGTTTTATCTTTACCAATGGACGTAGGGACTGGAGCGAAGCGGGCATGGAACATATGGGCGTCCGTGATTGCTTCGAAGATGTCTTCGACCTGAAGCAGATGGACTGGGTAGGAAAACCTCACGAAAGCGCTTACGACAAGATGGAAGCATTCCTTGCCAGGCGCGTCCCCGATATGTTCTTCAGCAACGGCATGCCTGCAAATCCTTCAAACATTGTTTTGCTGGAAGATTCCGTCCGCAATCTGGAACCGGCCCATCGTCGTGGCTGGACAACGGTTCTCGTGAATCCTATTCCCGATGTGCCTAGCTGGGTGAACTTCTATGTTCCGAGTCTGCTTCATCTGACAACGATTTTGCCCGAACTGGTAAAGCCCCGTTAA